The genomic DNA CTTGAGAGCACAGTGGATTAACTCACTGTTGAAATGATGAAACTTAATTGAAACATCTACACACATACctacaaacacattttttaaaacgtTAAATCCCGTAATGTAATTGAGGAAAAAAGTCCCGACGTAGACATtgacattgttttctttgttgtactTCTAGTCCCAAAAGAATGTCACTTTATACATGCTAttgaattttagtttttacaGTTTGTTTGTGCCCATCCGAACTAAACGCTCAGTTTCCTGAGTCCATTCTAGAGCTGCCCAGTTTATGaaaatgctcctttttttttttttaatccatttattttagagagagagagagcagagcagggggaagggtagagggagggaaaaagaatcctcaagcatactccccgctgagcgtggagcctgacaggacagggggctcaatcccaggacctgaagctcatgatcccagccaaaatcaagagtcagatgttcaactgactgagccagccaggtgcccctgaaaatgctcttaaaaggatttttaaaaatctgatagtTGGACCACGATACCTTTTATAGTCACCCTGATGATttccagggaggaggggaaactCATTCCTAAAACTTTAGTCATTTgatgttcattttaaattaagttgaaataaacgaattgaataaattattttaaagtttagtttaaaatttagtCAGAATTATAACCTATGCTACTTATTATCTTCGActttccctccccgccccgccgccccatTCTGAAGCAATAAAAGGTACAGTATCTTCATTGCTTTAGAGACGGTGTCTGTAAAAAACATACATGCCATGGTTACTTTTTATGTCTCAGTAGTGTTGCCCttggaaaatgggaaagagaagcCTTTCTAAGACCTTGTTATAGTTTCTCCTCCCAGAACTATGTGTAGATCTTAGGGTGTCTGCCAGCAAAAGCCATCTAGGATTCCAGAAAAGAGGCAGAAACCTATCCCAAGATAAGCTTAATGGCGACGCCCTTTGAAAGGATGATGGATTTCCAACTGTCATCTTCCAGCCAGAGAATACTAGTCTCTCAGTTCAGTACTCTGTGTAGGTGTAGTAGTGTCCACACTTGTTTGCCAGAGGGTATTCTCCTTAGAGAATGGCTGCAAACTTTTCACCAAataagaggaggagaggagcacTGTTCTGAGGTGCTTTGTGTCTTAAATATAGAGTGTTCATAGTAATGAACATGATTTCTGTTCTTACAAGTTTGACTTATGAACAACAATCTTAGATAAGCAGCATTCTTTTCTGTTGCACATTGACAGtgatttttgttggtttttaggTAACCCTGGAACTCTGAATGCCTTCTGGGCAGTCATATTGCATAACTGATCCTTAAGAAATTCTTGGTTTATAGTAAATGAGCTGTACCTCTTTAATTGCCAAACTTGTTCCTCAGAAGTTTATGGTAGAAGGAGATGTGGTAATCAGCATTATGCAGAAAGGATTTCTGAGCCAGTAAAATACTGGCTTGAAACTTAAACAGAATTTGCTAAAACTGAAGTGAGTTACTCAGATCACTTGCTCTGAGCCTGGGAATCAAATTGACCTTGAATTTGAATCATGGTCCTACCACTGGTATGCCATATATTTTAGGGAAAGGTTCTTAATTTCTCTGcgcctcaatttcttcacctgtaaattCTGGATAATACTTGATTCACAGGGTTATGAGTATAAATAATCATGCATCTAAAGCACCTGCCTAACCCATCGCAAGCACTTACTCAGTGGTAGTTACCACCATTACTATCACAGTACAGACAGGTAGGGAGGAGTCACAAGTCCCATGctaaaaactttgaaaattattcaAGACATTAATTACACAAAATTGAAATTATACAAGGGCATTAATAATTATTCTACCCTAGTAGATTTGTACAGTTGCTTGAGCACCTAACTTTGTAATTCAGGCCCTAGGAAGAACACAGCTCCCATATCCCTAAAAGTCTGTTTCCCTTATAGGTAGAGGCACTTCACCATTTGCCAATTTGCAGTGTCTTGCATACAGGTGATTTTAGCTTAAGGATTGAGAGAATAGACAGGATTCTGAGCGTGTTAGACCACTAGTGACAAATAGTGGGAAAGCATCACTGTCTTTCAGCTGTTTAGCTCCAGACAGTGTTTGTAATTATTTGGATATACTTATGAATAGTGTTGATCTGAAAAGCAGCAGCAGAATTGAGACATGTCCACAGAGAAAGTGATTACTTCACATTATATTATCGTGAGGTCAGTAAGTTATTCAAGTTAAGAACCTGCTGATCGAAGAGCACTTACTTGAACCTTTCATGTGTGAAAGCCAATGTAAAAATATCCACttagattttctaaatttatttttagacatgTTAACAGTTGTGATTACTTATAGTCTACTTTCAGATACATTTATTCCAAGAAACTGTTTGAGGCTCACATTAACGTGATGTAGCCTTTTCTTTTTGAGCAGATcctttttccctttatctttatctttctctgctttctgcctctcctGGTATTTGTCCATGGTGAAGATAGTAAACAGCTTAAATTCCTTGTAATTAAGACGCTTTtgttgggggaaagaaagaaaaattatttcaggaagGATTTGATACTTTGTTTCAGATGACAGCAGGATTGTAATCATTTCccatttaaaaacttagaaacttGAAGAGGCTCAGTAATTAGGACATAATTATAGTCTGATTGTAGTCTAGGAGCTGGGAACAGAGGGTCTATTGTAGACTCTAAAGCAACCATGGGTCACTTTCTTACTTCTGCGCCTGCTCTAGACGCTTCAGGCTGGCACCTGAGGTTCTACATAGTATGATCCATCTTTTTCAACCTTAGCTCCCACTTGCTTCCCCAACATagacttcctcttttttttttaattaaaaaaaatttttttaagtaggctctatgcccaatgtggggcttgaactcacaaccctgagattaagagtcctgtgctccaccacctgagccagccaggtgccccatagacttcctcttttttttttttaaccaactgagccacccaggcaccttctttttttttaaaaaaaaaagatttttatttattcatgagagagagagaggcagagggagaagcaggctccccgctgagcagggagcccgatgcgggactcgatcccaggatgctgggatcatgacctgagccaaaggcagacgcttaaccatctgagccacccaggcgcccgacttccTCTTTAAATAGGCagaatccagggcgcctgggtggctcagttggttgagcgactgcctttggctcaggttgcgatcccggagtcttgggattgagtcccacattggcatcccagctcagcggggagcctgcttatccctctgaccctctcccctttcatgctgtttctctctctctcaaataaataaataaataatcttaataaataaataggcagaaTCCAGGGTCTTCACCAGAGTTGTTGTCTCCTAGGATTTTCTCATGTGTTCCCATCTAgacttttcctcctttctataCTTAAATCTATAAACCCTTCCCCCAATGTCAACTCCTGCcatattaatatatttccttctctaaacttctaaacaaaattttcttCTCTAAGCTTCTGTAATTTTGCATCCATATTATATGATATAACGCTTAGTCCTCTCTTCACAGGCCTATAAATCTCTTCAGTTTTTTCTGATCCCAGTGCCATGACATGCTCAAGCAGGTTTTCCCCACCCGTGTCTACAGTAGGGAGTAGGACATTATCTCTGCCTTTGGACAGAGAGGCTGCCAGGTCACACTTAAGGAATCTGCACTTACACGGTCACCTGTGATGTCAAAGTCATGGTAGAGCTCTCTGAGGTCCTGTTTCTTAATATTGAAGAGAAAGTTGTACATGTGGAAGTTCTCTGCACCAATTCTCAGCTCCCCCTCCAGGTCAAGCAGCTCAAAGACAGGCCGGGAATGGCGGAAGATAAATTGCTCTTCCAAGTGGTTCTATTGAGAAAAATACATCATACAAGGAACAGTGTTGTTGGTGCTACTTTCTAAACTTGGGCtgcatgggacacctgggtggctcagtcggttaagcgtctgcctttggctcaggtcatgatcccagggcctgggatcgaaccccatatcgggctccctgctccgcgggaagcctgcttctccctctcccactccccctgcttgtgttccctctctcgctgtgtctctctctgtcaaataaataaataaaatctttaaagaaaaaaaatttaaaaaacttggGCTGCATCAAGACTAGTATATTCACATCCATTTCCTAGAGAGctaaaagcaaaaggcaaaatcCTAGAAGCTCAGGGTTGAAAGCCTTCTATGGTTAATGTATCAAGTCCTGCTTCAGCATCTGTATTTGAGGGGAACTTAAGCCACCTGTTGTGATCAATTCTGCTAGACAGAACCCTGTCACTAGAACACATTTCCTTATATTTGGTGAGAATCTACTTGTGAAACATCATGGTAAGGTGATAAGATCCTGAAGACAAGCTTCCTTTCCAAGTGGGAAGTAGGCAAATACACAATGAAGTGTGCATAGGGTAAGGTAGGAACCCAAAGAGGAAAGTTTCTCATCTCCATCCTCCATCCCCTTCAGAAAATTCTCTGAGAAAAGTGATCACTGAGAGAGGGAGGCACTTGGGATTCCTGGTGGCTCTTTAAGAAGGGCAAGGAAGGGCATGCCAAGGAGGAAAGCAATGGGGTGAGATCTACAGAAAGAGGATGCGGGAGGGCTGAAGATGggcagcagggggagtgaggcTGGGTGGCCTGCAAATTTCTAGGTTATAGACAGACCGTTTAGGAGCCACAGGTAGTTCTctccccattttctttccttcctgttttgaGTGAAAGGAAGACAACTCTGATGCTGTCTTAGTTCACGGCTACCTTTAGCAGGATGGTGGCGGCAGCCACACTCTGCCTCCTCTGCCCCAGGTCCTGACTTGTTACTCGCCTGTTGTGCTAGCAGGATGCAGACCAACATGTAGAACTGGTCAAAACCGATCTCGCCCATAGCATTCCAGTCCAGCATGTTAAACACAGTCATGATCTGTGTCCGTTTCCAGCTGGTCACGTGGTGAAGGAAGTGATAGAACAGCACATCTGTTAAGGTGGGGAGGCGAAGAGATGGATTATTCTGAGACCGTTCCAGATGCCGAACAAGCAGGGGCCACATCAACGGCAGCAGTGCCAGAAGCTTGCTGAGCCGAAATAGCCATGGTAACACTTGGTCTCTCACTTCGTCACCATCCCTTCCACAATTCCTCAAACCTTACTTGCCCTGGAGCCGTGTGACAAGGCCCTGGGCCCAGATCTGTGGAGGATGAGACTGTGGGTTGGGCTCGGTTATTGACACAGAGGTGTGTCCTTAAGCAATAACAGGCACGGAGTACTCCTCAGACATGGAAGAGCTGAGTTCTCACTGGGGACCTTGGACACTTTCTTGGAGAAGCTGAATCTCACCTGGGTCTTTCACTTGAGATCATGAAaacaggagaaatttaaaaatcattcctaTAAAAGTATCACTATTCCTCATGCTTATGTGAAGCACATGCATTTGGCGATGGGGGAAAGGAGCAATCATGGAGCGCTTTAGGGGCTAGGTGCTTTAGCTGCCGCGTTTCACTGAACCCTGACACCCCTCCAGGGAAAGTGGCATCACACCCTTTTATACTAAGCCTCAGATAGTAACTGGTCTATTTCAGTGCTTCTCTGACTGTAATGGGCATACCATTCACTTGAGAATcttgtaaaaatacagattctgattcatgAAACCTGGTGTCAGACTGAGTCTACATTTCTCACAAGCTCCTTGCGAtgttgtggacatcgctgctgcTGGCTGGTGGACCCCActggaagtggcagagctgggattcagatgTCCGTCTGACACAGTCTTTCCTTCCCTATGCCCCACTAGTTATGAACACGTGGGAACAACACATTATATATAACAGTGACCTTTGTGTAGTTGCTCCTTGAGAAATGTTGCAGTATGGGACTTAGTAGCTACTTAGCAAATACTGCTGGTTCTGGCCCACTCAAGTTTCCAAAGCCTTAAGTCACTGCCTCCTTGAAGGCAAAACTTAAGGCTGTGTCTTCACTCTCTCATGGCACTACCCAGTCCCTTGGTGACCAGAACACAGGAGCATGACTTTACCTCTCAGGCTTTGCAT from Neomonachus schauinslandi chromosome 7, ASM220157v2, whole genome shotgun sequence includes the following:
- the EFCAB9 gene encoding EF-hand calcium-binding domain-containing protein 9, with the translated sequence MSATMKLKQGSFLWYLYLDKLYCLLSVRNVKALLEYFHLLDVHHNNTLNDVLFYHFLHHVTSWKRTQIMTVFNMLDWNAMGEIGFDQFYMLVCILLAQQNHLEEQFIFRHSRPVFELLDLEGELRIGAENFHMYNFLFNIKKQDLRELYHDFDITGDRRLNYKEFKLFTIFTMDKYQERQKAEKDKDKGKKDLLKKKRLHHVNVSLKQFLGINVSESRL